The Metamycoplasma phocicerebrale genome includes a region encoding these proteins:
- a CDS encoding phosphoglycerate kinase — protein MKKTIKDIELKGKKVILRVDFNVPLANDVVMDTKRIDAAIPTIKYILEQGASLIMLSHLGRIKKEEDKIGKSLKPVVAKFSEILGKEVKFIPSTRGKEVEDDAKNLKPGEIIFLENTRYEDLNNRAESDNNDDLAKYWASLGNVYVNDAFGASHRSHASTSGIPKFVKESALGFLMNNEVAHLEKILDGFERPFVAIVGGAKVSDKIKVLEKLFNVADKVLVVGGMAYTFQKALGHKIGTSICEDDKLEMAKNYLKQYKDKIVLPIDNAYTDEFADKKPQFTTKDNIDIPDGYMGLDVGPQSVELFNEIIASAKTVFWNGPAGVTEFKNFENGTKGIAIAIANNQNAYSVVGGGDSVTAINKLGYQSKFSFISTGGGASIEFIQGNKMPGFEAIQDK, from the coding sequence ATGAAAAAAACAATCAAAGATATTGAACTAAAAGGTAAAAAGGTAATTTTAAGAGTAGATTTTAATGTTCCTTTAGCAAATGATGTTGTAATGGATACTAAAAGAATCGATGCTGCAATTCCTACAATTAAATATATTTTAGAACAAGGTGCTTCTTTAATTATGCTTTCTCACCTTGGAAGAATTAAAAAAGAAGAAGATAAAATTGGAAAATCCTTAAAACCAGTAGTAGCTAAATTTTCAGAAATTTTAGGTAAGGAAGTTAAATTTATACCTTCAACTAGAGGAAAAGAAGTAGAAGACGATGCTAAAAATTTAAAGCCAGGGGAAATTATTTTCTTAGAAAATACACGTTATGAAGATTTAAATAACAGAGCAGAATCAGACAATAACGATGATTTAGCAAAATATTGAGCTAGCTTAGGAAATGTCTATGTAAATGATGCATTTGGAGCTTCGCATAGATCTCACGCTTCAACATCTGGTATTCCTAAATTTGTTAAAGAATCAGCTTTAGGATTCTTAATGAATAATGAAGTAGCTCACTTAGAAAAAATATTAGATGGTTTTGAAAGACCATTTGTTGCTATTGTAGGCGGAGCGAAAGTAAGTGATAAAATTAAAGTTTTAGAAAAACTTTTTAATGTTGCTGATAAAGTTTTAGTTGTAGGCGGTATGGCTTACACATTTCAAAAGGCTTTAGGTCATAAAATTGGAACTTCAATTTGTGAAGATGACAAATTAGAAATGGCAAAAAACTATTTAAAACAATATAAAGATAAAATTGTTTTACCAATTGATAATGCTTACACTGATGAATTTGCTGATAAAAAACCTCAATTCACAACTAAAGACAACATAGATATTCCTGATGGATACATGGGATTAGATGTAGGCCCTCAATCAGTTGAATTATTTAATGAAATTATTGCTTCAGCTAAAACAGTTTTTTGAAATGGACCTGCTGGAGTTACTGAATTCAAAAATTTTGAAAACGGAACAAAAGGTATTGCTATTGCAATAGCTAACAATCAAAATGCATATTCAGTTGTAGGTGGAGGAGATTCTGTTACAGCTATTAATAAATTAGGATATCAATCTAAATTTAGTT
- a CDS encoding diadenylate cyclase, with the protein MEKIVYAILALVILITITIVANYSIVLFNMIKKNRSNKKALGDSTRIRIIFQLKDAIENLSRTKTGALITIENNDNLDNLRTDGVILDANISAALLISIFNKQSPLHDGAVIIRNNKIYYAATYYKITKKSINNKYGARHRAGMGISESSDATTIIVSEENGGVTVAKTGEFKQVPIDSLQDTLGRIIKDDKK; encoded by the coding sequence ATGGAAAAAATAGTATATGCTATTTTAGCATTAGTTATATTAATTACAATAACTATTGTAGCTAATTATTCAATAGTTTTATTTAATATGATTAAGAAAAATAGATCAAACAAAAAGGCATTAGGTGATTCCACAAGGATTAGGATAATCTTTCAATTAAAAGATGCTATAGAAAATCTTTCAAGAACTAAAACTGGAGCTCTTATAACTATTGAAAATAACGATAATTTAGATAATTTAAGAACAGACGGAGTTATTCTTGATGCAAACATTTCCGCCGCTTTATTAATTTCTATCTTTAATAAGCAAAGTCCATTACATGATGGAGCTGTTATTATTAGAAATAATAAAATATATTATGCTGCTACATACTATAAAATAACAAAGAAGTCAATTAATAATAAATATGGTGCTAGACATAGAGCAGGTATGGGGATATCAGAAAGCTCAGATGCTACTACAATTATTGTAAGTGAAGAAAATGGTGGTGTAACAGTAGCTAAAACCGGAGAATTTAAACAAGTACCAATCGATAGTTTGCAAGATACTTTAGGAAGAATTATAAAAGACGATAAAAAATAA
- the tuf gene encoding elongation factor Tu produces MAKLDFDRSKPHVNIGTIGHVDHGKTTLTAAIATVLSKKGLSEARDYASIDNAPEEKARGITINTSHIEYQTGTRHYAHVDCPGHADYVKNMITGAAQMDGAILVVAATDGPMPQTREHILLAKQVGVPKIVVFLNKIDMFKEDEREEMVGLVEMDVRGLLSEYGFDGDNAPIIAGSALKALQGDPVYEEKIMELMDAVDSYIEEPKRETDKPFLMAIEDVFTITGRGTVATGRVERGVLTLNEEVEIVGLKPTKKTVVTGIEMFRKNLKEARAGDNAGLLLRGVERSEIERGQVLAKPKTIVPHTEFEATVYILKKEEGGRHTPFFHNYKPQFYFRTTDVTGGIEFIGQREMVMPGDNVELKVTLISPIAVEEGTKFSIREGGRTVGAGSVTKILK; encoded by the coding sequence ATGGCAAAATTAGATTTTGACCGTTCAAAACCACATGTTAACATTGGTACAATTGGACACGTTGATCATGGTAAAACCACATTAACAGCAGCTATTGCTACAGTTTTATCTAAAAAAGGTTTATCAGAAGCTAGAGACTATGCTTCTATCGATAATGCACCTGAAGAAAAAGCTCGTGGTATTACTATTAATACTTCACATATTGAATATCAAACAGGAACTCGTCACTATGCTCATGTTGACTGTCCAGGTCACGCTGACTATGTTAAAAACATGATTACAGGCGCTGCTCAAATGGATGGAGCTATCTTAGTTGTTGCGGCAACAGATGGACCTATGCCTCAAACACGTGAACACATTCTTTTAGCAAAACAAGTTGGTGTTCCTAAGATTGTTGTTTTTTTAAACAAAATTGATATGTTTAAAGAAGATGAAAGAGAAGAAATGGTTGGATTGGTAGAAATGGACGTACGTGGTCTACTATCAGAATATGGTTTTGATGGTGACAATGCTCCTATTATTGCTGGTTCAGCTTTAAAAGCTCTTCAAGGAGACCCAGTTTACGAAGAAAAAATTATGGAATTGATGGATGCAGTTGATTCATACATTGAAGAACCAAAAAGAGAAACAGACAAACCATTCTTAATGGCTATCGAAGACGTTTTCACAATTACAGGTCGTGGAACTGTTGCTACAGGTAGAGTTGAACGTGGTGTTTTAACCCTTAACGAAGAAGTTGAAATTGTTGGTCTAAAACCAACTAAAAAAACAGTTGTTACTGGAATTGAAATGTTTAGAAAGAATCTAAAAGAAGCTCGTGCTGGAGATAATGCTGGTTTATTACTACGTGGTGTTGAAAGATCAGAAATTGAACGTGGACAAGTTTTAGCAAAACCTAAAACAATCGTTCCTCACACAGAATTCGAAGCTACTGTTTATATTCTTAAAAAAGAAGAAGGTGGACGTCACACTCCATTCTTCCATAACTATAAACCACAATTCTACTTCCGTACAACAGACGTAACAGGTGGAATTGAATTTATTGGACAACGTGAAATGGTTATGCCAGGAGATAACGTAGAATTAAAAGTTACTTTAATTTCTCCTATTGCCGTTGAAGAAGGAACCAAATTCTCAATCCGTGAAGGTGGTAGAACAGTTGGTGCCGGTTCAGTTACAAAGATTTTAAAATAA
- a CDS encoding HAD-IIB family hydrolase, with protein sequence MYRLSNDKKPVIFSDVDGTIYKNFELKPETLDDVKFAIKNGADFNICTGNPMQERILELSKKMSARYLLCSSGGEIYDVKAKKTLKTWTIKYDFLKDILEAIKDQKIQVIFWDQNDYFYLKDLKEFNQDIFKYHFISQKNIDTIPKKWNGEKINPIKIELYSIEHPLSNTYPQEMFKYIKHIKNIEVIVTFCNIEINAKNVNKGLAVKWLVENIYSDEKININDIMTIGDSNNDVPMLKLTNYSYAMANSTKLPLEVAKLFTSDVIQNGLGEAILDYLYRYKNLARKHMLHEFLEGDK encoded by the coding sequence ATGTATAGATTGTCAAATGATAAAAAACCCGTAATTTTTTCAGATGTGGATGGAACAATTTATAAAAACTTTGAATTAAAACCTGAAACATTAGATGATGTTAAATTTGCTATAAAGAATGGAGCAGATTTTAATATATGCACCGGAAACCCAATGCAAGAAAGAATTTTAGAATTATCAAAAAAAATGAGTGCGAGATATTTATTATGTTCTTCAGGTGGAGAAATATATGATGTTAAAGCTAAAAAAACTTTAAAAACTTGAACAATTAAATATGATTTTTTAAAAGATATATTAGAAGCAATTAAAGATCAAAAAATTCAAGTTATTTTTTGGGATCAAAATGATTATTTTTATTTAAAAGATTTAAAAGAATTTAATCAAGATATTTTTAAATATCACTTCATAAGCCAAAAGAATATTGATACTATTCCAAAAAAATGAAATGGAGAAAAAATTAATCCAATTAAAATTGAACTTTATTCAATAGAACATCCTCTTTCAAACACTTATCCCCAAGAAATGTTTAAATATATAAAACATATAAAAAATATAGAAGTAATAGTTACATTTTGCAATATAGAAATAAATGCAAAAAATGTAAATAAAGGTTTAGCTGTTAAATGATTGGTTGAAAATATATATAGTGATGAAAAAATAAATATTAATGATATTATGACTATAGGCGATAGTAATAATGATGTTCCTATGCTTAAATTAACAAATTATTCTTATGCTATGGCTAATTCAACTAAGCTGCCTTTAGAAGTAGCAAAATTATTTACAAGTGATGTAATACAAAACGGGTTAGGAGAAGCTATTCTTGATTACCTATATAGATACAAAAATTTAGCAAGAAAGCATATGCTGCATGAATTTTTAGAAGGAGATAAATAA
- the uvrA gene encoding excinuclease ABC subunit UvrA, whose amino-acid sequence MKENIVIKGARENNLKNINLEIPRNKFVVFTGLSGSGKSSLAFNTIYEEGRRRYVDSLSNYAKQFLGGTKKPDVDGIEGLSPAISIEQKTVHNNPRSIVGTVTEIYDYLRLLYARIGKPYCPTHKKEITAQKSRDIIDHVIKQEMGSTIYILSPIVINQKGSHATILSRLKRDNFLRVLINDEVFELKNDIQLDKNKKWNIDLVIHRFTLNNIEEKKSEIAEAIEIALEQSNGLVTIDVLGKSKNTYSIHHSCEHGDFDMPKIEPRLFSFNSPNGMCPNCKGLGQLQKASWDLICPDKNLSIDDGAILLFKNFMYTSNLEWQEFDKLLNFYSIDRKIPIKDLSEFDLNILKYGSAEDITYSIISERGNKYERSKHIEGICERIERKYFDTSSNENRIYFSKYLVDAECPECKGKRLNKYALATKIENLDIYEMCDKSIEELNEIFNNIKMTDIEKEISNLILIELKHRVDFLINVGLQYLTLNRKAETLSGGEAQRIRLATQIGANLTGVLYVLDEPSIGLHQKDNEKLLNSLRKMVDIGNSLIVVEHDEDTIRQADFIVDIGPKAGEHGGEVVCAGSLENIINTKNSITGQYLSGNLKIEVPKTRRSGSGKVLTLKNACVNNLKKITVKFPLGKFIVVTGVSGSGKSSLINQELASSLNQFLNNAKYDFRDEQKITGQLNIDKLIKVDQSPIGRTPRSNPATYTSVFDDIREIFASTEEAKIRGFSKSRFSFNVSGGRCDKCDGDGVLKIEMHFLPDVYVTCDHCDGQRYNYETLEVKYHGKNISDVLNMTIEQAYVFFIQRSKIREKLQTLMDVGLGYIKLGQNATTLSGGEAQRVKLATYLQKKPTGKSLYILDEPTTGLHSYDVQNLLNVLNRIVDNGDTVIVIEHNLDVIKCADYIIDLGPDGGKAGGQVVATGTPEQITKVEYSYTGQYIKKILNN is encoded by the coding sequence ATGAAAGAAAATATTGTAATTAAAGGTGCTCGTGAAAATAATTTAAAAAATATTAATTTAGAAATTCCAAGAAATAAGTTTGTTGTCTTTACCGGATTATCTGGTTCAGGAAAAAGTTCTCTTGCTTTTAATACAATTTATGAAGAGGGAAGAAGAAGATATGTAGATAGTCTATCTAATTATGCAAAGCAATTTTTAGGCGGCACTAAAAAACCAGATGTAGATGGTATTGAAGGGTTAAGCCCAGCCATTTCTATAGAACAAAAAACTGTGCATAATAATCCAAGAAGTATTGTTGGAACTGTTACAGAGATATATGATTATTTAAGACTTCTTTATGCTAGAATTGGTAAACCGTATTGTCCAACTCATAAAAAAGAAATTACAGCGCAAAAAAGTCGAGATATTATTGATCATGTTATTAAGCAAGAAATGGGGTCAACAATTTATATATTATCTCCAATTGTGATTAATCAAAAAGGTTCACATGCAACTATTTTATCCCGCTTAAAAAGAGATAATTTTTTAAGAGTATTAATTAATGACGAAGTTTTTGAATTAAAAAATGATATTCAACTTGATAAAAATAAAAAATGAAATATAGATTTAGTTATTCATAGATTTACATTAAATAATATTGAAGAAAAAAAATCAGAAATAGCAGAAGCTATTGAAATAGCCCTTGAACAATCTAATGGTTTAGTAACAATAGATGTTTTGGGCAAATCAAAAAATACTTATTCTATCCACCATAGTTGTGAACATGGCGATTTTGATATGCCGAAAATTGAGCCTAGACTATTTTCTTTTAATTCTCCTAATGGAATGTGTCCAAATTGTAAAGGTTTAGGACAATTGCAAAAAGCTTCTTGAGACTTAATATGTCCAGATAAAAATCTATCTATAGATGATGGGGCTATTTTGTTATTTAAAAATTTTATGTATACTTCAAATTTGGAATGACAAGAATTTGACAAATTATTAAATTTTTATTCTATCGATAGAAAAATACCAATTAAAGATTTAAGTGAATTTGATTTGAATATATTAAAATATGGTTCTGCCGAAGATATAACTTATTCTATTATTTCTGAGAGAGGAAATAAATATGAAAGATCAAAACATATTGAAGGTATTTGCGAACGTATTGAAAGAAAATACTTTGATACTTCTTCAAATGAAAATAGAATTTATTTTTCTAAATATTTAGTTGATGCTGAATGTCCTGAATGTAAGGGTAAAAGATTAAATAAGTATGCTTTGGCCACCAAAATTGAAAATTTAGATATTTATGAAATGTGTGACAAATCTATTGAAGAATTAAATGAAATTTTTAATAATATAAAAATGACAGATATAGAAAAAGAAATTAGTAATTTAATTTTAATTGAACTAAAACATAGAGTAGATTTTTTAATAAATGTAGGTCTTCAATATTTAACTCTTAATAGAAAAGCGGAAACACTATCAGGCGGAGAAGCTCAAAGAATTAGATTAGCAACTCAAATTGGAGCAAATTTGACTGGTGTTTTATATGTTTTGGATGAACCTTCAATAGGATTGCATCAAAAAGACAATGAAAAATTACTTAATTCATTAAGAAAAATGGTTGATATTGGAAATTCTTTAATTGTTGTTGAGCATGATGAGGATACCATAAGACAAGCAGATTTTATTGTTGATATTGGTCCTAAAGCAGGTGAACATGGGGGCGAAGTTGTTTGCGCTGGTTCTTTGGAAAATATTATAAATACTAAAAATAGTATTACAGGGCAATATTTGTCAGGTAATTTAAAAATAGAAGTTCCTAAAACAAGACGGAGCGGGAGTGGAAAAGTTCTAACTCTTAAGAATGCTTGTGTAAATAATTTAAAAAAAATAACAGTAAAATTTCCATTAGGAAAATTTATTGTTGTTACAGGAGTGTCTGGCTCTGGAAAATCTTCTTTAATTAATCAAGAATTAGCTTCAAGTCTTAATCAATTTTTAAATAATGCCAAATATGATTTTCGAGATGAACAAAAAATTACAGGTCAATTAAATATAGATAAATTGATAAAAGTTGATCAAAGTCCTATAGGTAGAACTCCTAGATCCAACCCGGCTACTTACACTAGTGTATTTGATGATATTAGAGAAATTTTTGCTAGCACAGAAGAAGCCAAAATTAGAGGCTTTAGTAAATCTAGATTTTCTTTTAACGTTTCTGGTGGAAGATGTGATAAGTGTGATGGAGATGGAGTTTTAAAAATAGAAATGCATTTTTTACCAGATGTTTATGTCACATGTGATCATTGTGATGGTCAAAGATATAACTATGAAACTTTGGAAGTAAAATATCATGGAAAAAATATAAGTGATGTTTTAAATATGACTATTGAGCAAGCTTATGTATTTTTTATTCAAAGATCTAAAATTAGAGAAAAATTGCAAACTTTAATGGATGTTGGTTTAGGTTATATTAAACTAGGACAAAATGCAACAACTTTATCAGGTGGAGAAGCTCAAAGAGTTAAATTAGCTACATATTTGCAAAAGAAACCTACAGGTAAATCTCTTTATATTTTAGATGAGCCTACTACTGGGTTGCATTCTTATGATGTTCAAAATCTTTTAAATGTTTTAAATAGAATTGTTGACAATGGAGACACAGTTATAGTAATTGAACATAATTTAGATGTTATAAAATGTGCTGATTATATAATAGATTTAGGCCCAGATGGTGGAAAAGCAGGAGGCCAAGTCGTAGCAACAGGCACTCCTGAACAAATTACTAAGGTAGAATATTCATATACAGGCCAATACATTAAAAAAATACTAAATAATTAA
- the lgt gene encoding prolipoprotein diacylglyceryl transferase, whose translation MQPKDWNGISLQLGPIHIYSLTMMLGIISAILTVLYFWRREKYSFEQLSILIFIALPTAIIGARFVFVIQQLIEHKGWANGPWYHAFYIWEGGLSIHGGVITATTCCIMYIIFSKNPKKIDLKKAFSIILPAVLIGQAIGRWGNFANHEVYGGVMTENSLAFKILPQLIREHMFINGKYRLPLFLYESIANIIGYIILVWILNNYNWLRPGTTGSLYILYYGIVRFGMEPLRQDSYAIYKVISALYIIVGIVLLVMFEFIIKLNYNVYKVYKYQNESTHKLFYFIVYEPKKNNKFLGSKHLEKMSIKEQDEIKANVSA comes from the coding sequence ATGCAACCAAAAGATTGAAATGGAATAAGTCTTCAATTAGGGCCAATTCATATTTATTCATTAACAATGATGCTTGGAATAATTAGTGCTATTTTAACAGTATTATATTTTTGAAGACGTGAAAAATATTCTTTTGAGCAGCTATCTATTTTAATTTTTATAGCATTGCCTACAGCTATAATTGGGGCTAGATTTGTTTTTGTTATACAACAATTAATAGAACACAAGGGATGAGCAAATGGGCCTTGATATCATGCTTTCTATATATGAGAAGGTGGATTATCAATTCATGGTGGGGTTATTACAGCAACAACATGTTGTATTATGTACATTATTTTTTCAAAAAACCCAAAAAAAATTGACTTGAAAAAAGCATTTTCAATAATTTTACCAGCAGTTTTGATAGGACAAGCTATAGGACGTTGAGGAAACTTTGCAAACCATGAAGTTTATGGTGGAGTAATGACTGAAAATTCATTAGCATTTAAAATTTTGCCACAACTAATAAGAGAACATATGTTTATAAATGGAAAATATCGTTTACCATTATTCTTGTATGAATCAATTGCAAATATAATTGGATACATAATTTTAGTTTGGATTTTGAATAATTACAATTGATTAAGACCTGGAACAACTGGATCACTATATATTTTATACTATGGTATAGTTCGTTTTGGAATGGAACCGCTACGTCAAGATAGTTATGCTATTTATAAAGTAATATCAGCATTATATATAATAGTTGGAATAGTCTTGTTGGTAATGTTTGAATTTATTATTAAATTAAATTACAATGTTTATAAAGTTTATAAATATCAAAATGAATCTACTCATAAATTATTTTACTTTATAGTTTATGAACCAAAAAAGAATAATAAGTTTTTGGGCAGCAAACATTTGGAAAAAATGTCTATTAAAGAACAAGATGAAATAAAAGCAAACGTTAGCGCCTAA
- a CDS encoding NAD(P)/FAD-dependent oxidoreductase: MQNKYDVLIIGGGPAGLTAAIYLSRNNFNVAFVEGYAPGGKMVLQSKIENYPGFEYVSGIDLSLKMLNQATKNGAKQIFGNVINIESLKENEKKITLENGEEYFASTVVIATGMKNLVPLDVENIEEFNKKGVSYCAICDGALYKDQPCAIIGGGNSAFEESTYLASTASEVHIFVRDGIIAEAKLVEDAKKNKNIFIHENSVIKKLIGEDKLESIIVDINGKVQEMNIKCVFPYIGFKPSTSFISNKNILNNKGFIIVDKNMETKEKNIFAIGDVIAKDIRQITTATNDGTVVAKTISSRIKK; this comes from the coding sequence ATGCAAAATAAATATGATGTATTAATAATTGGCGGAGGGCCAGCAGGCTTAACAGCTGCTATTTATTTATCAAGAAATAATTTTAATGTCGCTTTTGTTGAAGGTTATGCTCCTGGTGGCAAAATGGTTTTACAATCTAAAATTGAAAATTATCCAGGTTTTGAATATGTATCTGGAATTGATTTATCATTAAAAATGCTTAATCAAGCTACAAAAAATGGGGCTAAGCAAATTTTTGGCAATGTTATTAATATCGAAAGTTTAAAAGAAAATGAAAAAAAAATAACTTTAGAAAATGGAGAAGAATACTTTGCTTCAACAGTTGTTATTGCAACAGGAATGAAAAATTTAGTTCCATTAGATGTAGAAAATATTGAAGAATTTAACAAAAAAGGAGTATCTTATTGCGCTATTTGTGATGGAGCGCTATATAAAGATCAACCCTGTGCCATAATTGGTGGCGGAAATTCGGCTTTTGAAGAATCTACTTATTTAGCTTCGACTGCGTCTGAAGTACATATTTTTGTAAGAGATGGAATTATTGCAGAAGCCAAATTAGTAGAAGATGCTAAAAAAAATAAAAATATATTTATTCATGAAAATTCTGTTATTAAAAAATTAATAGGAGAAGATAAATTGGAAAGTATTATTGTGGATATAAATGGAAAAGTTCAAGAAATGAATATTAAATGTGTTTTTCCTTATATAGGTTTTAAGCCTTCAACTTCTTTTATTAGTAATAAAAATATTTTGAATAATAAGGGTTTTATTATTGTCGATAAAAATATGGAAACAAAAGAAAAAAATATTTTTGCAATAGGAGATGTAATAGCAAAAGATATTAGACAAATTACTACTGCTACAAATGATGGTACTGTTGTTGCAAAAACTATATCATCAAGGATAAAAAAATAA
- the rpsD gene encoding 30S ribosomal protein S4, which translates to MSRFLGSIFKKSRRYGTSLLENNKEFTKGKKRTTAPGQHGARRSKPSDYQLHMYEKQKVRFMYGLNERQFKNLFNIAVRKEGVTGTNLLQLVESRLDNLVFRAGFARTRAQARQFVNHNHVIVDGHKANIPSMLIKPGSVIEIKASLENNANVKDALEVMQTAQWLSRENNKVTFTRLPERNEFAKEIDESLIVEYYNRR; encoded by the coding sequence ATGTCAAGATTTTTAGGGTCTATCTTCAAAAAATCAAGAAGATATGGAACATCACTTTTAGAAAACAATAAGGAATTTACAAAAGGCAAAAAAAGAACAACAGCACCAGGGCAACATGGAGCTAGAAGATCAAAACCTTCTGACTACCAATTACATATGTATGAAAAACAAAAAGTTAGATTTATGTATGGTTTAAATGAAAGACAATTTAAAAATTTATTTAATATTGCTGTTAGAAAAGAAGGTGTTACAGGTACTAATCTATTACAATTGGTAGAATCAAGATTAGATAACTTAGTTTTTAGAGCTGGTTTTGCTCGTACAAGAGCACAAGCAAGACAATTTGTTAATCATAATCATGTTATAGTAGATGGACATAAAGCAAATATTCCATCAATGCTTATTAAACCAGGATCAGTTATTGAAATTAAAGCTTCATTAGAAAATAATGCTAATGTTAAAGATGCTTTAGAAGTAATGCAAACTGCTCAATGATTAAGTCGTGAAAATAATAAAGTAACCTTTACTAGATTACCCGAAAGAAATGAATTTGCAAAAGAAATTGATGAATCATTAATTGTTGAATACTACAACAGACGTTAA